The nucleotide sequence TCCTTTAACGTTATATTTTTTAGTTTGAGGATTGTTTAGAACGATAAACTGGTTACGTACATCTTCTAACTGTTCTTTCATGTTTTCTTCAAGCAATTTTATCTTATTGCTAACAACACTGTTCTCTTCTTGTAAACTCAGGTTTTGATTCCAGAAAAAGGTAGAGATGCCAATAAATAGTATAGCTGTAATACTGGCGGCAATAGCATAACTGTAAAATCTTTTTCTACCCTTATGCTCAGCTTTTATTCTTGAGTTAATTTTATCTTTTAAGCCTTGTGGAGCTTCAATAGCGTGAAGCTTAGCGAAAATTTCAAGATTATCCTGTAATTCGCTGTATGTTTCCCTCACCTCTGGGTACATAGCAATATAACGCTCTACCTGTAGGCTTTCCAACTCGGTAGTTGTTCCCAGTAGATACTTTTCTAGTAAATCAGAATCAAGGAAAATTCTTATTTTGTCTTTCATAATACGAAATTTAATAACATAGCAACTACGGCAGGACCATAGATTTTGCCTAATTCGCGTAATCCAATTTTAAGTCTAGATTTAATAGTTCCTAAAGGAATATCCAACTCATCACTTGCTTCTTGTTGGGTCATACCTTGAAAGAAAAGAGCTTCTAAAACAATTTGATATTTATCTTCAATTTTGTCTAGATGTTCTCTTACATCCATTAACTCAGGTCTTGTACTTTCTACGCCTAAAGTATATACGTCAGAAACGTCTATTTGGATTTCTTTATCAGATTTTGTGTTGACACTTCTCAATTTGTCAATAGCGGTGTTTCGCGTAATTCTAAAGAGCCAGGTAAAAAGTTTTGCTTTTTTAGGATCGTATGAATCTGCTTTTTTCCAAATCTTCACAAAAGATTCTTGAACTACATCTTGGGCAAGTTCAGGATCACGCACAACCTTGTTCGCCACACCTAGTAGGGTGTCGGCGTAATTATCGTACAAGAGAGAAATCGCTTTTTCGTTTCTTTCTTGTAATAATTCAACAATATGTTTTTCTAATAGAGTGCTCATAATTTAAAAGATGTACATATTTTTTTATAATGGACATCCAAATGCTAAGATTGAACCGTATATGCTTAAACGCTAAATTATAAAATTGATTGTTAAGGATGCGTTTTATGAAAATATATATTGAATAAGTGGTCGGCTGGTAACTGCCCACTTTGTTTTGGTTGGTTTGGTTTGGTAATAACCCCTGTAATTTTTTACAGGGGTTATTTTATTAAATTAACTTCTGGACTTATCTCTATATTGAATTTCAACTTCACGGCATCAATAATATTTGCTGCTAAATCTAGAATGTCTTTACCTGTTGCATTTTCATAATTTACAAGTACTAAAGCTTGGTTCTTATGAACACCGGCGTCACCAAAGCGTTTTCCTTTAAATCCGCATTGCTCAATCAACCAACCTGCCGGAATTTTATATAAATCATTAGTTACCTTATAAAAAGGAGCATCAGGATTCTTTAAAGCAAAATCTTCGAATATTTCTTTTTCTACTATCGGGTTTTTAAAAAAGCTACCACTATTACCTAATATTTTCGGGTCAGGTAATTTTTGTTGTCTAATAGCAATAACTGCATTAGATATATCTTTAATGGTTGGGTTTACAATTGATTCTTTTTCTAATTGTCCTTCAATTGCACCGTAACCAGAATTTATTTTGTGATTTATTTTGGTAAATGAGAAAGTTACCGATGTGATAACGAATTGATCTTTTCCATCATTCTTAAAAAACGAATCTCGGTAACCAAATTTACATTCTTCTTTAGTTAAGGTAATTAATTGTTGGTCTTCAATTCTTATAGCTTCACAACTTACAAAGCAATCTTTTAATTCAACACCATATGCGCCAATATTTTGTATAGGTGCAGTACCTGTGTTGCCAGGTATTAAAGACATGTTTTCTAATCCTCCAAAATTATGATCAAGAGTCCACATGACCATTTCATGCCAATTCTCACCTGCCATTATCTTTACCTTCACGGTGTCTGCAGATTCTGATATAATTTTCTTTCCTTTTAAGGCTACATGAATAAACAATGCCTCAATATAATCTGACAACAACATATTACTACCACCGCCAATTATAATTTTTCTATCATAATCTTGGTTGCCTAACACATCTTGTAATTCTTCGACAGAGCTTACTTCAACAAAGAATCTTGCTGTAGCATCAATACCAAAAGTATTATAGTTTTTTAGAGAAAAGTGTTCATGTACAATCATTAGCCCTTGTAACTTTTAAGCGCCTCTTTTAATATTTGAACAGCTCTTTTTAAACTTTCTTGATCAAGAACATAGGCAATTCTTATTTGGTTTTTACCTAAACCTTCAGTGGCATAAAATCCTGCTGCAGGGGCTACCATAACAGTTTCATTATTCAAATTAAAATCTTCTAATAGCCATTGTGCAAAATGATCTGCATCTTTAATTGGTAATTCGGCAATACAATAGAATGCACCTTGAGGTCTTGCTATTTTAATTCCTTCAATTTTCTCTAACTCCGCAATGAGTAGATTCCTTCTCGCAACATATTCCGTCTTTACTTCGGCAAAATAGCTATCTGGGGTATCTAAAGCTGCCTCGCTTGCTATTTGTGCATATGTAGGTGGTGATAGTCTTGCTTGTGCAAATTTCATTGCCGTTGCAATAAATTCTTTATTCTTTGATACTAGGTAACCAATACGTGCGCCACACATGCTATATCTTTTAGAAACCGAATCAATAACAATGGCGTGTTCCTCTAAACCTTCTTCTTTTAATATTGATGCATGAGTTTTATTATCATATGTAAATTCTCTATAAACTTCATCGGCAACTAGATAAATATTGTGCTTTTTAACTAATGCAGCTAATTTTTGAATTTCTTCTTTGCTATATAAGTATCCCGTTGGGTTACCAGGGTTACATATTAAGATAGCTTTGGTTCTAGGTGTAATTAATTTTTCAAAATCTTCTATTGGAGGAAGAGCAAAATTATCTTCAATTTTTGAAACTACAGGAACAACCGTTACACCACAAGCAGTGGCAAACCCATTATAGTTGGCATAAAAAGGTTCGGGAATTATAATCTCGTCATTGGTATCTGCAATGGTATTCATTGCAAAAGACAATGCTTCAGAGCCACCAGTAGTAACGATAATATCTGTTGCACTTACGGATATATCATTTTTAAGGTAATACTTTGCAATTTTTGTTCGAAACTCCTCTGAGCCTTCAGTACGACTGTACTCCAATACATTAATGTTATTGTTTTTTACAGCGTCTAAAGCTTGTTGTGGTGTTTTTATATCTGGCTGCCCAATGTTCAAATGAATGACATTAATTCCTCTTTTTTTTGCGCTTTCGGCAAACGGAACTAACTTTCTTATGGGCGATTGAGGCATGGTAAGCCCCTTGTTTGAAACAGATGGCATATAAATTAAATTTTACACAAAAGTGATAAATGATTATGGTACTTACAAAGTAATTAGGCTTTTATTTGGTTTTGCCTATCGTGTTAAAATTAGGTGTCGTATCAAATTATTATGTATATTAAAAGGAGTTAACTAATTCATACAGATTATGTTACGAAAATACACCGTTCTTTTGTTTGTTTTGTTATGTTGTTTTTATTTTTCAGGAATAGCACAAACGTATCAATTACCTGCTGGTAAGAAATTTCATAAAGTCAAGTTTGAACTCATTAATAACCTGATGGTCATACCTATTGATGTTAATGGTACGGAGTTGTCTTTTGTATTAGATTCTGGCGTTGGTACACCCATATTGTTCAATTTGGCTGATCAAGATTCTATTCAGTTAAATAACGTGACTGAAATTACAATTAATGGATTAGGAGAAGGAGACCCTATTAACGCATTAAAATCAACCGGAAATTTTGTTCAGTTAGGCAATGTTAAGAACGTCTCACAAAACATTTATGTTGTAATGGATGCCGGTATAAATTTTTCACCAAGTTTAGGTGTGCCTATACATGGTATAATAGGTTACGATTTGTTTCGCGATTTTGTTGTTGACATTAATTACACAAAGCAAACCATTAAATTTCATGACCCAGAGTTATATAAATATAAAAAGTCTAGAAATACTAGGATTGTAGATATGTCGGTTATCAGAAAGAAGGCATATTTAGATGCATTTGTCATGATAAGTAAGAATGAGGAAATACCAGTGAAAATGTTATTGGATACTGGTAGTAGCGATGCGGTTTGGTTATTTGAAGATGAGAGAATTCAATTGCCCGAAAAGCATTATCAAGATTTTTTAGGCAAAGGACTTGCTGGTGATATTTTTGGGAAGAGAACAAAAATAAGTCATTTAAAGATTGCAGATTTTATACTGAGTGATGCTAAAGCTGCTTTCCCTGATATGGAGACGTTTACAACAATTTCAGATTTTGGAGGTAGAAATGGAAGCTTGGGCGGTGAGGTTATAAAACGTTTTAATGTTGTATTCGATTATAGAAATGAAAAATTGATAATGACCAAAAATGCCAATTTCGGTAAGCTCTTTCAATATAATATTAGCGGAATTGATCTGCAACATGCAGGTGTGCGTTATGTGTCAGAACGAATTACCGATTCAAATGGTGTGTTAAATAGTAGTGCCAAGACCTATGGTAATGTACAAATTATACTTCAGGGCGCTACAAGGTTAAGTTTGGTGCCAGAAATAATTGTTTCGGGAATACGTCAAGGGAGTCCCGCACATTCAGCAGGCTTACGAGAAGGTGATATTATTTTGGCAGTTAATGGCAAACGCATACACAGGTACAAACTGCAAGAGATTATGCATATGCTTAATTTTAAAAAAGACAAGAAGATAAAGGTATTGGTAGAGCGTTATGATAATGATCTGCTTTTTAGTTTTGTTCTAAAACCTTTGTTTGATGAACAATAGCGCATAAAAAAAAGCCCAACTTCTCAGTTGGGCTTTTAATTTTCTAAAAAGTTCTTTTATTTGGTACCAGTAGTAGCTTGAACTTCTCCTTTGATTTTTAAAACCTTGGTAGGAGTGTCAGCGTTAGAGATAACCGTAATTGCTTTACGGATAGGACCAACTCTATTGGTATCATATTTCACTTGAATCTCACCTGTTTTACCTGGTAAAATTGGATCTTCTGGTTTTTTTGGAATTGTACAACCACAACTAGAACTTACTTTGCTCACAATAAGCGGCGCAGTTCCTGTGTTTGTAAATTCAAAAACTCTTACTCCGTCAGATCCTTTAGCGATTTCGCCGTAATCAACGGTTTCAGATTTAAACTCTATTTTGGCAGCAGCATCTTGTGCTGTTAAGCTAAATCCTAGTAAGCCTACAAATAATACAAGTACTATTTTTTTCATCATTTCTAATTTTGGGTGGATGTCAAAATTAAATCTTTTCAGATCAACCTCAAAATCCTTTTGTTATACTCTAACGTTACTTATTTTTGTTTCGTATTTATCTTTGGGTAAAATTCAGCTGAAATGACCGTTAGAATGTCAATTCGGCTTTATTTTTAATAGCCCATTTTATTATTATTCAAAAACTGTTCCAAAAAATGGAAATTCCTTCAAAATATAATCCGCAGTCCACAGAATCTCATTGGTATGATTACTGGATGAAAAACGGTTACTTTCATTCTGTACCAGATGACAGAGAACCTTATAGTATTGTAATACCACCACCAAACGTAACTGGTATATTGCACATGGGGCACATGCTGAACAATACAATACAAGATGTATTGATCAGAAGAGCCCGTCTTTTAGGCAAAAATGCATGTTGGGTACCTGGTACAGATCATGCCTCTATTGCTACAGAAGCGAAAGTTGTAGCTAAATTAAAAGAACAAGGCATCAATAAAAACGATCTTACAAGAGATGAGTTTTTAAAACATGCTTGGGATTGGACCAATGAATATGGCGGAATCATTCTAGAGCAGTTGAAAAAATTGGGTTGTTCTTGCGATTGGGACCGTACTGCGTTCACCATGGATCAAGAGCGCTATGATAGTGTCATTAAGGTGTTTATAAATCTTTATAACAAAGGCTTAATCTACCGTGGGTATAGAATGGTTAATTGGGATCCAGAAGCACAAACAACCTTGTCAGATGAAGAGGTTATCTATGAAGAAAAACAAGGTCTTTTATACTATTTGTCATATGCTATTGAGGGTTCTGACGAAAAGGTAACGATTGCAACTACAAGACCAGAAACAATATTAGGTGATACTGCTATATGTATTAACCCGAACGATGAACGATTTACACATCTAAAAGGTAAAAAGGTAATTGTTCCTATTTGTAATAGAGTAATACCAATAATTGAAGATGAGTATGTTGATATTGAATTTGGTACAGGATGTTTAAAAGTAACGCCTGCACATGATATAAACGATAAAGCACTTGGTGAAAAACACAATTTAGAAACTATCGATATTTTCAATGATGATGCGAGCTTAAATAGTTTTGGTTTGCATTATGAGGGTAAAGATCGTTTTGTTGTTAGAAAAGAAATCTCTAAAGAATTAGAAGGTTTAGGTGTTCTTGTTAAGACCGAGACCCATATTAACAAAGTAGGTACTTCAGAAAGAACCAAGGCTGTTATTGAACCGAAATTGTCTGATCAGTGGTTTCTGAAAATGGAAGATTTGGCAAAACCGGCTTTAGAAGCAGTGATGGAGAGTGGTGATGTTAAGCTGCATCCAAAGAAATTTGAAAACACATACCGTCATTGGATGGAGAATGTGCGCGATTGGAATATTTCTCGACAATTATGGTGGGGACAACAAATACCTGCTTTTTATTTTGGAGATGGACAAGAAGATTTCGTTGTAGCGGCGAATCTCAAAGACGCATTAAAACTTGCTAAAGAGAAATCTGGAAATTCAAACTTACAAGAAAGTGATCTAAGACAAGATGCAGATGTGTTAGATACATGGTTTTCATCATGGTTATGGCCAATGAGTGTATTTGGTGGTATAATGGAGCCAGATAATGAAGAGATAAACTATTACTACCCAACAAATGATTTAGTTACTGGTCCGGATATTTTGTTTTTCTGGGTAGCTAGAATGATTGTTGCCGGATATGAATTTAGAGGCGAGAAACCTTTTGAAAATGTTTATTTCACCGGATTGGTTAGAGACAAGCAACGTAGAAAAATGTCTAAGTCGTTAGGTAATTCACCTGATGCTTTAAAGTTAATAGAAGATTACGGTGCAGATGGAGTTCGTGTTGGAATGCTAATGTCTGCCGCTGCAGGTAATGATTTAATGTTCGATGAAGATCTTTGTCAGCAAGGAAAGAACTTTGCCAATAAAATTTGGAATGGTTTCCGTTTGATAAAAGGATGGGAAATTGCAGATATTCCACAACCTGAAGCATCAAAACTTGGTTTGGAATGGTATGAGTCTAAATTGAATAAAACGTTATTAGAAATTGAAGATCACTTCAGTAAATTTAGAATTTCAGATGCGTTGATGTCTATTTACAAATTGGTTTGGGATGATTACAGTTCTTCATTATTAGAGATAATTAAACCAGCGTACCAACAACCAATAGACAAAACAACATTTGACAAGGTAATTCAATTGTTTGAACAGAACTTGAAACTGTTGCACCCATTTATGCCATTTTTAACAGAAGAAGTTTGGCAGCATATTGCAAAAAGAGACAAGAGCGAGGCATTGGTGATATCAAAATGGCCAACAGTAGGTAAGATTGATGAAGAACTTATAGCG is from Maribacter aquivivus and encodes:
- a CDS encoding anti-sigma factor domain-containing protein, with product MKDKIRIFLDSDLLEKYLLGTTTELESLQVERYIAMYPEVRETYSELQDNLEIFAKLHAIEAPQGLKDKINSRIKAEHKGRKRFYSYAIAASITAILFIGISTFFWNQNLSLQEENSVVSNKIKLLEENMKEQLEDVRNQFIVLNNPQTKKYNVKGNQKAKDLKAVAYINPVKKLSYINVSKLPHIPESQCFQMWAEVNGKMINLGIIEEAGDQQKLLALPYAENAVGYITIEQKGGNHAPSVENIVANIAY
- a CDS encoding RNA polymerase sigma factor, yielding MSTLLEKHIVELLQERNEKAISLLYDNYADTLLGVANKVVRDPELAQDVVQESFVKIWKKADSYDPKKAKLFTWLFRITRNTAIDKLRSVNTKSDKEIQIDVSDVYTLGVESTRPELMDVREHLDKIEDKYQIVLEALFFQGMTQQEASDELDIPLGTIKSRLKIGLRELGKIYGPAVVAMLLNFVL
- the murB gene encoding UDP-N-acetylmuramate dehydrogenase, which produces MIVHEHFSLKNYNTFGIDATARFFVEVSSVEELQDVLGNQDYDRKIIIGGGSNMLLSDYIEALFIHVALKGKKIISESADTVKVKIMAGENWHEMVMWTLDHNFGGLENMSLIPGNTGTAPIQNIGAYGVELKDCFVSCEAIRIEDQQLITLTKEECKFGYRDSFFKNDGKDQFVITSVTFSFTKINHKINSGYGAIEGQLEKESIVNPTIKDISNAVIAIRQQKLPDPKILGNSGSFFKNPIVEKEIFEDFALKNPDAPFYKVTNDLYKIPAGWLIEQCGFKGKRFGDAGVHKNQALVLVNYENATGKDILDLAANIIDAVKLKFNIEISPEVNLIK
- a CDS encoding pyridoxal phosphate-dependent aminotransferase, whose product is MPSVSNKGLTMPQSPIRKLVPFAESAKKRGINVIHLNIGQPDIKTPQQALDAVKNNNINVLEYSRTEGSEEFRTKIAKYYLKNDISVSATDIIVTTGGSEALSFAMNTIADTNDEIIIPEPFYANYNGFATACGVTVVPVVSKIEDNFALPPIEDFEKLITPRTKAILICNPGNPTGYLYSKEEIQKLAALVKKHNIYLVADEVYREFTYDNKTHASILKEEGLEEHAIVIDSVSKRYSMCGARIGYLVSKNKEFIATAMKFAQARLSPPTYAQIASEAALDTPDSYFAEVKTEYVARRNLLIAELEKIEGIKIARPQGAFYCIAELPIKDADHFAQWLLEDFNLNNETVMVAPAAGFYATEGLGKNQIRIAYVLDQESLKRAVQILKEALKSYKG
- a CDS encoding aspartyl protease family protein; amino-acid sequence: MLRKYTVLLFVLLCCFYFSGIAQTYQLPAGKKFHKVKFELINNLMVIPIDVNGTELSFVLDSGVGTPILFNLADQDSIQLNNVTEITINGLGEGDPINALKSTGNFVQLGNVKNVSQNIYVVMDAGINFSPSLGVPIHGIIGYDLFRDFVVDINYTKQTIKFHDPELYKYKKSRNTRIVDMSVIRKKAYLDAFVMISKNEEIPVKMLLDTGSSDAVWLFEDERIQLPEKHYQDFLGKGLAGDIFGKRTKISHLKIADFILSDAKAAFPDMETFTTISDFGGRNGSLGGEVIKRFNVVFDYRNEKLIMTKNANFGKLFQYNISGIDLQHAGVRYVSERITDSNGVLNSSAKTYGNVQIILQGATRLSLVPEIIVSGIRQGSPAHSAGLREGDIILAVNGKRIHRYKLQEIMHMLNFKKDKKIKVLVERYDNDLLFSFVLKPLFDEQ
- a CDS encoding DUF1573 domain-containing protein, producing MMKKIVLVLFVGLLGFSLTAQDAAAKIEFKSETVDYGEIAKGSDGVRVFEFTNTGTAPLIVSKVSSSCGCTIPKKPEDPILPGKTGEIQVKYDTNRVGPIRKAITVISNADTPTKVLKIKGEVQATTGTK
- a CDS encoding valine--tRNA ligase; the protein is MEIPSKYNPQSTESHWYDYWMKNGYFHSVPDDREPYSIVIPPPNVTGILHMGHMLNNTIQDVLIRRARLLGKNACWVPGTDHASIATEAKVVAKLKEQGINKNDLTRDEFLKHAWDWTNEYGGIILEQLKKLGCSCDWDRTAFTMDQERYDSVIKVFINLYNKGLIYRGYRMVNWDPEAQTTLSDEEVIYEEKQGLLYYLSYAIEGSDEKVTIATTRPETILGDTAICINPNDERFTHLKGKKVIVPICNRVIPIIEDEYVDIEFGTGCLKVTPAHDINDKALGEKHNLETIDIFNDDASLNSFGLHYEGKDRFVVRKEISKELEGLGVLVKTETHINKVGTSERTKAVIEPKLSDQWFLKMEDLAKPALEAVMESGDVKLHPKKFENTYRHWMENVRDWNISRQLWWGQQIPAFYFGDGQEDFVVAANLKDALKLAKEKSGNSNLQESDLRQDADVLDTWFSSWLWPMSVFGGIMEPDNEEINYYYPTNDLVTGPDILFFWVARMIVAGYEFRGEKPFENVYFTGLVRDKQRRKMSKSLGNSPDALKLIEDYGADGVRVGMLMSAAAGNDLMFDEDLCQQGKNFANKIWNGFRLIKGWEIADIPQPEASKLGLEWYESKLNKTLLEIEDHFSKFRISDALMSIYKLVWDDYSSSLLEIIKPAYQQPIDKTTFDKVIQLFEQNLKLLHPFMPFLTEEVWQHIAKRDKSEALVISKWPTVGKIDEELIAQFDFAAEVIAGVRTIRKNKNIPMKESLELSVLNSEEASNRWDVVISKLTNISEISYLDEQLEGALTFRVKSNEYFVPMEGAIDVEAEIIKIKEELKYTKGFLISVQKKLSNERFVSNAPEKVIAIERQKLADAEAKIETLEKSLASLG